In Rutidosis leptorrhynchoides isolate AG116_Rl617_1_P2 chromosome 6, CSIRO_AGI_Rlap_v1, whole genome shotgun sequence, the DNA window ACCTCTTCCACTTACCTTTTTAGCGATTTTGCGAACTGTACTAATGCTGTTGCAAAACACAGGCACATTGTAGTTATCAACCCAATTGGTTGCTCCAATGACTATTACACCCTTGGCTTGAACCACTTGTGCTGGACCTTCATCTGGTTCGAGTGGAAGATCCGTTGACTGTGGTCCACCTGACCACTGGTTCCCAGATGTGTTTGGTTTGAAGTAGCCGAGTTCCCTCCTGATGAAATCGAGTGATCTTTGATCACTATGTGCAGCGCCATATGTGTACGTAGGGACTGCAGGCTATGTTTATCAACATTAGAAATAAATTTACAAATTTAATAACACCATAAATTGTCACCTCTACTAATAAGAttgaaaagacgtgagacgggtcgagacggtcgggaccTTGGAGCGTTGCAACGGTCAAGACGGGGTCGAGATGAATGTTGACCATCGTTGACTTTTTATGtatatttcaaacataaatatttcaaattagAGGCACATAAGATTATTTTAAACATAAACATTTAAAACGACAATATTTTAAACATGTTCAATACTTTAAACAAATAATTTcctttaatttgaaatattaacgTTTTAAATGTTTatgtttgaaatatatataaaaattcaaCGTTGGTAAACATCCGTCTCGACCCAAGGGTTTGGACTGTTTTACCGTTGTTGACCTTTTTTAATTGTTGACCTTTTTTTTACCCGTTTTGGATATTTTGTGACGGTACACTAGTAAATCCGCTGCGACGGCCCATCTATTTTTTTGCAACACTGACTAATAATCTATCACCTGGGGCATTTCACTATCAAAAACTCGTAAACATTTCATAACGCGAAACAAAGCAAACCTTTAAGTGTGGAGCCGACGTCGAAAGCAAGAGATTTGGCAGTCTCAGCAACTTGTTCAAGTGACGTTTTAGCTAACGGATGGAAGCATATATGATCAACAACACCAAGACGCGGATGACTTCCACTATGCAGCTCAAAATCAATAGTTTCGAATGCTGTGTTCACCATTGAGAAAACAGCATTTTTCAAAGGACACGTATCCGATGAGTTTGATTTCGAAACAAGTGTGTATCCTACTCTGTTGTAAGTCTCATCTTCAAATTTGTTCACAATAGCAGCCTCCGGAAACAATTTAGCAGCTCGTTCAATCGAGTCCAGAGCAGACTTGTTTCGTGTCTCAGATATGTAAATTTTACAACAAGAGAGCATTGATTTAAGCATTTCACTATATTTTGAAAACTGTAGTAATATAGCACAAATCAGCATAGTAATATCTTATATTTAGCACAAATAACCATTGAACATTATAGATTTAAAGTGTTctgtttaccaaaaaaaaaaaaaaaatcaatgtgTTCCCACATTTAGCACAATAAAGAAGATTATAACCTGTTGATAATTTGATCAGTGTTCTACTAAGTGGTTAAAAGGATTAATTAATCTGAAGAATAATACAGTTTCAAGAAACTTGTATTTTTCATAACTAGAATGacagattgaattttttttttttttttttaattatatgaacaaatgtgtatatatagatatagatacaaaTGGAGTTATTAAAGGTACGGACAAAAATTAGTAAGTTTACCTGAAAATGTTGTAGTCGGAGTGAAATTAAGTGCAGCAGAATGAGTGATATATATCGTAGCTAAACCTGATCCTCAAAGTTATGGCACTTGATCAATTTTTGTTTTAGTAcaagagaataataataataataaattggttAAAAAGTGAATTTGAGAGTTTGAGACCCTAATTTATGTGGGTCGGGTGTTCGTGACGTGTTGACCCGATATCTAATATGGACGATGTATGTATAAAATTATTCAACAATCAATCGATATGAATGAGCCGTAAATGAATGAATGTTGATGCCAATTcaaaaaaacttaattataatgataaattaTACTTTAATTTTTAATTTGAATTTTTTTCAATGACAGTCCAAtcgttattaaaaattaattttgTATGTGGTAGTTATTTTTCAAGGATAACCCTAAAAGTtgttatttgaaaaaaaaaaaaaaaaattattgagtattttataatttatatattggtCGGTGGTCCTTCTGAAAACGATGTCTCTATTTCCGAATGAGAGGAGAGATGACTTTTTCTAATCATTGGTGAAGAAACGATTTTTCTCTACTTGTTGGTGAAAAAATGACTTCACTTTATTCAAAAATAGAGAAATGATTCTCTACATTATCTCCCCTATTTGTTGTGATTAGTtattagttactgttgttgttataTGAGTAATTTATAACTTATTACTTtaatttctagtttttaaaagttgtagtttaaaacttatattttatacTAATTTTTTATGTGTAACTTTCTTGTTTGACTGTCCGAAAAAAGtgagtttttgttttttttttttttttttttttttttttttttttttttatgtaacatAACCGAGTTATCCATGACTATTTTCGATATCTTTCGAGTACTAAAATACCTTGAAGATATAAGAATCAATATCTAACTCATACGTAAATTATCAAAGGATTTATGATCTAGCGGTATCAATCGAACTCATCAATCTCGGGATTTTTAATCCCAGTTTCATCGTGAACAAAAGGTGTGGGGTGTGTGTTTCTTGTTAAAAGAAAATGATAACGCAAATTAATTTTCATATCCAATACAATCAAAACTTAGCAGTTGTGAAATATGACCATGATATCATTTATTCTTAAATTATCGTTAGGAACATATATAGTATCTTTAACCCGTCTTTCCTATCAAAATGAATAAGAAATCACATCTACTATCATACATACATAAATCTCTTTAGAATAAACACACATTGTTTTCAAGGCACGATAACATGAAGGGCAAAATTCAGGACAACATAACTGACATCCTCTACCCGACTTCAAGGATCCATATAATTGATACGGGTAAATGGATCATGTTCTGTTTGTTTCAGTCTACCCAGGCAATAGGTGAACAAACTCCAATTTCGTTCTACTTCTTCAATTCTTAGATGCTATTTATCAACATTGGGAACCAAATTGGGTAAAGTGCAACTATAATAAGAAGTATAACAAGAAGAACAGCTATGCAAGCACATTTCCTCGAGTTTTTCTGCAGCTCGCGCGCCTCAACTAGTTGTTCTGTCCCACGATGAACAAACGAACTAGCGTTGTTCACATGACTTTCAATATCATTAAGTTGTTGACCCTGAGCCTCAACTAAAGCGGCCATGTCCAAGAAAATTTGATGCAGTTCCATCAAATTCTTTTCTATTTCTTTCACCGAATCATGTCTTTCTTGAATTTCCGAAATGGTGTCCATAATTTGACCTCGACCTTGATCTTGGATGGCTTTTTGCATGAAATCTTCACCTTCTCCATTAGAAATTAGGTTTTCAATCACTTCATCGTTCGCTTTTTCACCCGTTATGGTAAAGTATCTTCTTGTGACGGTCTCTTTGTATTCTTCGTTCATACGAGTTCTTAACGATTGAAAGTCGTCCATCATAGACTTCAACTTTTTCCCTAGACCACTAACAACAGAGGAACGTGTTCGGTCAGCTGATGATCCGGGCCCACAACCAGGGAGCTTGCGATGGGTGATATTAGCCTTATCGAGTGCTTCGATCTTTCCTTTAATGACTCTCACACGTTTCAACACTTGTGAAACATCCGAGTCCATTTTGGATCGGAGTTGTTTCATGTTTTTGGCATCGTGGACCGTTTTACTCTGATCGTTTGCCTCTCGTAACCTCTTGTAGAGTTTGTCGATATCCGCCATGTCCTCCTTGACATTTTCGACATCTTGAAAGAAACCGTCAAGATCGCCCGAGTCATTGCCACCACCACCGGCCTCTAAATCATTTTCTTGAGCTTGTTTAAATGATTGGGAGAATAAGTCATTCATCTTGACGTTTTATGATTCAAAATATTTGTTTTTTATGAAACAAACAAATTTCTAAATAGAAAATGTGTGTAAGGTTTGGACAAATCTCTCCTCCTTCTTCCTAAGAAAAGTTTATTTGAGGAGGAAGAAGGAGATGAAAAGTTAAAGAAAAATGAATGTTTCACCAAATAATATATGCAATAGAGAGTTATATTATATTGGATGGTCAACAAATCATTGAAAGGTTAGTCGTTAAATTAGGAGAAATATAATATATCTACCTCTTTTATGTGTGGTTTTTTTGCACCTTAAAAAGCTCGGATCATTTATATCCAACTTAAATTTTACTAAAAGTGTCTAGTAGCATCACACATACTAAAAGTAATATCCTGTAACTGTTACAAATGTCGCAACATAGGAGTGTTCATTTAGTGTTAGATTCACCTATATATTTAAGTATAAAAAAGAAGTTGTGTTTATAAGACTCCTTACCTGACTCGGACTCGCTTTGTAAAACCGCTTGTATAGTCcaacaacatgtacaacatataagtccaaaagtccatccttttctaaaaccaattggtgatagaaggacttcccctttgacttatatgcatacatttatttTTGTTCATGACCGATGTGGAATAACTTCCCAACATTATTCTACATTTTTTTTAGGTCATTCGCAAATCACAACAAAATTGCATCTCGTGAATGATCTTTGCTATTTGCTAATTGAAAATTGCAAGAACCTTAGGACATGCAAATCTCAAAGAATCTTATTGCGAATCGCAAAAACGTTCTAGCTATTTGCGATTTTGCGGGTAAAAAAGTTTGAGTGACGTGTTATTAATCAAATTGATTTAGAGTTCGTGTTAATTTGATCCATGTTAATGGTAAAATtaacaaaatttaaaattaaaactttaatatAGCAAATTATGAGTTTGTCATGCTTAGTACCATCCTATTCACAAATCGCAAGGTTCATTCGCAAAGCGTAAAAattatattatgatctgtgaatgacCTAAATGTATCGGTTATAACTGAGAAATCAAGTCATTCGCAAATCATAAAGGCCATTCGCAAGACGATATTTTTATGAATTGCGAAATTAATTTAGTAAACTTTATTTTTTGGAGCAAATTGTCGTGGTGTGTGTTTCTAAATAAGACCATTTTGGTTAATATG includes these proteins:
- the LOC139855420 gene encoding formiminotransferase cyclodeaminase-like protein isoform X1 translates to MLICAILLQFSKYSEMLKSMLSCCKIYISETRNKSALDSIERAAKLFPEAAIVNKFEDETYNRVGYTLVSKSNSSDTCPLKNAVFSMVNTAFETIDFELHSGSHPRLGVVDHICFHPLAKTSLEQVAETAKSLAFDVGSTLKVPTYTYGAAHSDQRSLDFIRRELGYFKPNTSGNQWSGGPQSTDLPLEPDEGPAQVVQAKGVIVIGATNWVDNYNVPVFCNSISTVRKIAKKVSGRGGGLASVQSMALVHGDVIEVACNLLEPTKVGGDQVRVLVEQLAAQEGVTVGKGYFTDFSQEQIIQSYLKLRS
- the LOC139855420 gene encoding formiminotransferase cyclodeaminase-like protein isoform X2: MLKSMLSCCKIYISETRNKSALDSIERAAKLFPEAAIVNKFEDETYNRVGYTLVSKSNSSDTCPLKNAVFSMVNTAFETIDFELHSGSHPRLGVVDHICFHPLAKTSLEQVAETAKSLAFDVGSTLKVPTYTYGAAHSDQRSLDFIRRELGYFKPNTSGNQWSGGPQSTDLPLEPDEGPAQVVQAKGVIVIGATNWVDNYNVPVFCNSISTVRKIAKKVSGRGGGLASVQSMALVHGDVIEVACNLLEPTKVGGDQVRVLVEQLAAQEGVTVGKGYFTDFSQEQIIQSYLKLRS
- the LOC139855516 gene encoding syntaxin-125-like, with protein sequence MNDLFSQSFKQAQENDLEAGGGGNDSGDLDGFFQDVENVKEDMADIDKLYKRLREANDQSKTVHDAKNMKQLRSKMDSDVSQVLKRVRVIKGKIEALDKANITHRKLPGCGPGSSADRTRSSVVSGLGKKLKSMMDDFQSLRTRMNEEYKETVTRRYFTITGEKANDEVIENLISNGEGEDFMQKAIQDQGRGQIMDTISEIQERHDSVKEIEKNLMELHQIFLDMAALVEAQGQQLNDIESHVNNASSFVHRGTEQLVEARELQKNSRKCACIAVLLVILLIIVALYPIWFPMLINSI